A genomic window from Variovorax paradoxus includes:
- a CDS encoding site-specific DNA-methyltransferase produces the protein MPSHSWLMLGHESPSHRLPDDLRARDPLGARDCGWVEQMTPFVRQFSQRGDTVFDPFSGFGTTLLAARLEGRLAAGCEVDADRIQLIRERLARHGIGDSDVTLLHGSCDAPDSDALQPFELCLTNVPYFGCQWPGASAASQLYDSHSYAQHLEGLRNVFHAVRTRLREGGHCIAMVQNIRLGDRVLPLAFDLARILGALFTMEEERVLIYPHEEKATADSEAFAARTDRRHEYALVFRKQRARIDLQGTARLLDALRAQGHVFTLIGSFARWLRDPQGTPPADADIRVDPDPQRLDALLHELRNQGFALTSWDEPVTLPLHFESYRGRYYFRAERIDSDGAMVRLDISYEG, from the coding sequence ATGCCTAGCCACAGCTGGCTGATGCTCGGCCACGAGTCGCCGAGCCACCGGCTGCCCGACGACCTGCGTGCGCGCGACCCGCTGGGCGCGCGCGACTGCGGGTGGGTCGAGCAGATGACGCCGTTCGTGCGCCAGTTCTCGCAGCGCGGCGACACGGTCTTCGATCCCTTCTCGGGTTTCGGCACGACCTTGCTTGCGGCGCGCCTGGAGGGTCGGCTGGCGGCAGGCTGCGAAGTCGACGCGGACCGCATTCAGCTCATCCGCGAACGGCTGGCGCGCCACGGCATCGGCGACAGCGACGTCACCCTGCTGCACGGCTCATGCGATGCGCCCGACAGCGACGCGCTGCAGCCCTTCGAGCTTTGCCTCACCAACGTGCCCTACTTCGGATGCCAGTGGCCGGGCGCATCCGCAGCCTCCCAGCTCTACGACAGCCACAGCTATGCGCAGCACCTGGAGGGCCTGCGCAACGTGTTTCACGCCGTTCGCACGCGTTTGCGCGAAGGCGGCCATTGCATTGCGATGGTGCAGAACATTCGCCTCGGCGACCGCGTTCTACCCTTGGCTTTCGATCTCGCACGCATCCTCGGTGCGCTCTTCACCATGGAGGAAGAGCGTGTGCTGATATATCCGCATGAGGAGAAAGCGACCGCCGACAGCGAAGCTTTCGCAGCGCGCACGGATCGCCGCCACGAATACGCGCTGGTGTTTCGCAAGCAGCGCGCGCGCATCGACCTGCAGGGCACGGCCCGGTTGCTCGATGCGCTGCGCGCACAGGGCCATGTCTTCACCCTGATCGGCAGCTTCGCGCGATGGCTGCGCGACCCACAAGGCACACCGCCGGCCGATGCCGACATTCGCGTCGACCCCGATCCGCAGCGCCTGGATGCGCTGTTGCATGAACTGCGCAACCAGGGCTTCGCGCTGACGAGCTGGGACGAACCCGTCACCCTTCCCCTGCATTTCGAGAGCTACCGCGGGCGCTATTACTTCCGCGCGGAAAGAATCGACAGCGACGGCGCCATGGTGAGGCTGGACATCAGCTACGAAGGGTAA
- a CDS encoding IclR family transcriptional regulator has translation MPRPARAPAAVISPEEAESASGSGSSAERSLRLLALLANEGRALTLAELAAQLGLPKGTAHRICTQLLATGFLARDVDERSFSVGPALRKLAFDTLNHGVVRGLRHEVLSELVRQVGETCNLTTLDGAQVLYLDRVEAQWPLRLTLDVGSHVPLHCTASGKLFLAQMPKKERDALIDKLPLERMTANTITKAAALRTECEAIAKIGYSCDREEFIAGLVAVAVPVRDAAGAVRAALAVHAPTARMSMDDAVKRIDALKAAAGKMSGLL, from the coding sequence ATGCCCCGTCCCGCGCGCGCGCCCGCCGCAGTGATTTCTCCAGAGGAGGCGGAGTCCGCTTCCGGCTCCGGTTCGTCGGCCGAGCGGAGCCTGCGCCTGCTCGCGCTGCTGGCCAACGAAGGCCGCGCGCTCACTCTCGCCGAGCTGGCCGCGCAGCTCGGCCTGCCCAAGGGCACGGCGCACCGCATCTGCACCCAGTTGCTGGCCACCGGCTTCCTGGCGCGCGACGTGGACGAGCGCTCGTTCAGCGTCGGCCCTGCGCTGCGCAAGCTCGCCTTCGACACGCTGAACCACGGCGTGGTGCGCGGGCTGCGGCACGAGGTGCTGTCGGAACTGGTGCGCCAGGTGGGCGAAACCTGCAACCTCACCACGCTCGACGGTGCGCAGGTGCTGTATCTGGACCGCGTGGAAGCGCAATGGCCGCTGCGGCTGACGCTCGACGTGGGCTCGCACGTGCCGCTGCACTGCACGGCCAGCGGCAAGCTGTTTCTCGCGCAGATGCCGAAGAAGGAACGCGATGCGCTCATCGACAAGCTGCCGCTGGAACGCATGACGGCCAACACCATCACCAAGGCCGCTGCGCTGCGCACCGAGTGCGAGGCGATCGCGAAGATTGGCTATTCGTGCGACCGCGAGGAGTTCATCGCCGGGCTGGTGGCGGTGGCCGTGCCGGTGCGCGATGCGGCGGGTGCGGTGCGTGCTGCGCTGGCGGTGCATGCGCCGACGGCGCGGATGTCGATGGACGATGCGGTGAAGCGCATCGATGCGTTGAAGGCCGCGGCAGGAAAGATGAGCGGGCTGCTCTGA
- a CDS encoding DUF2252 domain-containing protein: MANVVKTIRNFNAGRDPERLAMKYEKLRSSPFVFLRGTCHLFYDRLPADALFVKAPTAWLCGDAHLENFGSYKGDNRLAYFDLNDFDEAALAPVTWELVRFLTSILVAGDSLRASRDDANALCKVFLDGYAGALALGKARWVERDTAGGLIHDLLAKLKARTRPEFLDKRTERKKNGRRLILLDEEHALPADRADQDRAKKLVAAFAATQNNPGFFEVLHVAHRIAGTGSLGVERYVVLVKGKGSPDGNYLLDLKQAPVSSLVPHLKKIKQPVWPSNAHRVVGLQRRMQAVSMAFLHPIVDGKSSYVLRDLQPSEDRVTLDVRHTGLDQVRDVIGEMGQMMAWAHLRSSGRQGSAIADALVDFGASAKSWRRDLLDAAHQCAAQVESDWEVYCEAYDAGKLA, encoded by the coding sequence ATGGCGAATGTCGTCAAAACCATCCGCAACTTCAACGCCGGCCGCGACCCCGAGCGCCTGGCGATGAAGTACGAGAAGCTGCGCTCCAGTCCGTTCGTCTTCCTGCGCGGCACCTGCCACCTGTTCTACGACCGCCTGCCGGCCGATGCACTGTTCGTCAAGGCGCCGACCGCCTGGTTGTGCGGCGACGCCCATCTGGAGAACTTCGGCAGCTACAAGGGCGACAACCGGCTCGCGTACTTCGATCTCAACGACTTCGATGAAGCGGCACTCGCGCCGGTAACGTGGGAGCTGGTGCGATTCCTCACGAGCATCCTGGTGGCCGGCGACAGCCTGCGTGCCTCGCGCGACGATGCGAATGCGCTGTGCAAGGTGTTCCTCGATGGCTATGCCGGTGCACTGGCGCTCGGCAAGGCCCGCTGGGTGGAGCGCGACACCGCCGGCGGCCTGATCCATGACCTGCTGGCGAAGCTCAAGGCCCGGACCCGGCCCGAGTTTCTGGACAAGCGCACCGAGCGGAAGAAGAACGGCCGCCGACTCATCCTGCTCGATGAAGAACATGCGCTGCCAGCCGACAGGGCCGATCAGGACCGGGCGAAGAAACTGGTCGCCGCATTCGCGGCAACGCAGAACAACCCCGGCTTCTTCGAAGTGCTCCATGTGGCGCATCGCATCGCCGGCACCGGCAGCCTGGGCGTGGAGCGCTATGTTGTCCTCGTCAAAGGCAAGGGATCGCCCGACGGCAACTACCTGCTCGACCTGAAGCAGGCGCCCGTGTCGTCGCTCGTGCCGCACCTGAAGAAGATCAAGCAGCCCGTGTGGCCGTCGAATGCGCACCGCGTCGTGGGACTGCAGCGCCGCATGCAGGCCGTGTCGATGGCCTTCCTGCACCCGATCGTCGACGGCAAGTCTTCCTACGTGCTGCGCGACCTGCAGCCCAGCGAAGACCGGGTGACCCTCGACGTGCGCCACACCGGGCTCGACCAGGTCCGCGACGTGATCGGGGAAATGGGGCAGATGATGGCCTGGGCGCACCTGCGCAGTTCGGGGCGCCAGGGCTCGGCCATCGCGGATGCGTTGGTCGACTTCGGCGCTTCGGCGAAGTCGTGGCGGCGCGATCTGCTGGATGCGGCGCACCAGTGTGCGGCGCAGGTCGAGAGCGACTGGGAGGTCTACTGCGAGGCCTACGACGCGGGGAAGCTGGCGTAG